Proteins encoded by one window of Cannabis sativa cultivar Pink pepper isolate KNU-18-1 chromosome 4, ASM2916894v1, whole genome shotgun sequence:
- the LOC115714647 gene encoding uncharacterized protein LOC115714647, which produces MATIQSDLRCLFLHLSSSPPFPSPSSSTIRFLNSNFVQSRAAVLRRTLTSSYSTASFRLRAFSSNDVTSDTSAVKIDDKPSICTADELHYVSVPNCDWRLALWRYRPCPKAVQRNHPLLLLSGVGTNAVGYDLSPKSSFARYMSRQGFDTWILEVRGAGLSLCGSNTKEIEKSAQAKSEQMEAAAESVTNGALSSEQKSSNVLNTLTSDSSIVRGEKSDMSMSDDMKNMATMWDESKLVTKLTDTFIRLSERLSGFLSEGQSKLMSAKLLDQISKLLLDSQLSERFNEIRDSLLNLFETRQNSGVAGQIKDLSEKVVTIVEEGQRSVSPQLFDLQERFASTIEDFQNQLDLMVKYDWDFDHYLEEDVPAAMEYIRSVNKPKDGKLLAIGHSMGGILLYAMLSRYGFERRDPKLAAVVTLAASLDYTSSNSTLKLLLPLADPAQALNVPVVPLGAILAAAYPLSSRPPYVLSWLNNLISAEDMMHPELLEKLVLNNFCTIPAKLLLQLTTAFKEGGLRDRKGTFFYKDHLRKCKVPVLALAGDKDLICPPEAVEETAKLIPDHLVTYKVFGEPTGPHYAHYDLVGGRMAMEQLYPCIVQFLTRHDST; this is translated from the exons ATGGCTACCATTCAATCCGATCTTCGATGCCTTTTTCTCCACCTATCATCCTCCCCACCCTTCCCTTCTCCTTCTTCCTCCACCATTCGATTTCTCAACTCCAATTTCGTCCAATCTCGCGCCGCCGTACTTCGCCGGACCTTGACCTCCTCTTATTCCACGGCTTCGTTTCGTTTGAGGGCTTTCTCATCTAATGACGTCACCTCTGATACTTCCGCCGTTAAGATCGATGATAAACCGTCGATTTGTACTGCTGATGAACTTCATTATGTTTCCGTTCCCAATTGTGATTGGAGACTCGCTCTCTGGCGTTACCGACCTTGCCCTAAA GCTGTTCAGAGGAATCATCCGCTGTTGTTGTTGTCAGGAGTGGGGACAAATGCCGTTGGATACGATCTTTCTCCCAAG TCTTCATTTGCTCGTTACATGTCTCGACAAGGATTTGACACATGGATTCTTGAAGTTAGAGGTGCTGGGTTGAGTCTGTGTGGATCAAATACCAAAGAAATTGAGAAGTCAGCCCAAGCGAAATCTGAGCAAATGGAAGCTGCTGCTGAGAGTGTAACTAATGGAGCTTTATCTTCCGAACAGAAGTCAAGCAATGTTCTTAATACCTTGACTTCTGATAGCTCTATTGTTAGAGGAGAAAAGTCTGATATGTCAATGTCTGATGACATGAAAAACATGGCAACAATGTGGGATGAATCAAAATTGGTGACAAAGTTGACAGACACTTTTATTCGATTGTCAGAAAGACTTTCTGGCTTTCTCAGTGAAGGTCAATCCAAGCTTATGTCCGCTAAGCTACTTGATCAAATTTCAAAACTGCTTCTAGACTCTCAATTATCTGAGCGATTTAATGAGATAAGGGATAGTTTGCTAAACTTGTTCGAGACAAGACAGAATTCGGGTGTTGCTGGACAAATTAAGGATTTGAGTGAGAAGGTTGTAACTATTGTTGAAGAGGGTCAGCGATCTGTCTCACCTCAACTGTTTGACTTACAAGAGCGTTTTGCTTCAACCATAGAAGATTTTCAGAATCAACTTGACTTGATGGTGAAGTATGATTGGGATTTTGATCACTACCTGGAAGAGGATGTTCCTGCTGCG ATGGAATATATAAGGTCTGTAAATAAGCCAAAGGATGGTAAATTGCTTGCAATTGGACACTCCATGGGTGGGATCTTGCTTTATGCTATGTTATCACGATATG GTTTTGAAAGAAGAGATCCTAAATTGGCAGCTGTAGTTACATTGGCAGCATCTCTTGACTACACCTCTTCAAATTCAACACTCAAACTGCTCTTACCCCTT GCAGATCCTGCACAGGCTCTTAATGTACCTGTTGTTCCTTTAGGGGCAATTTTGGCTGCTGCTTATCCTCTTTCGTCTCGTCCTCCTTATGTCTTGTCTTGGCTTAATAATTTGATTTCAGCAGAAGATATGATGCACCCAGAGCTATTAGAGAAGCTTGTCTTAAACAATTTTT GCACTATACCGGCAAAGCTTCTTCTACAGCTTACAACAGCATTCAAAGAAGGTGGATTACGTGACCGAAAAGGTACATTCTTCTATAAAGATCATCTGCGCAAATGTAAAGTCCCTGTCTTGGCACTTGCGGGGGACAAGGATCTAATATGCCCGCCTGAAGCTGTTGAGG AAACTGCCAAGTTGATTCCCGATCACCTCGTCACCTATAAAGTATTTGGAGAACCTACTGGGCCACACTATGCTCATTACGATTTGGTTGGAGGACGAATG GCAATGGAGCAGCTTTATCCCTGTATAGTCCAATTTCTTACTCGTCATGACTCAACCTGA
- the LOC115714660 gene encoding sphinganine C4-monooxygenase 1, with the protein MISETIPDEVLGTILPIIVYWVYSGMYCLLDLLVGNKYRLHSKEEEDEKNVVPKGVVIKGVLIQQFLQAMVAITCYYMVNINDGAYIVEKKTTSLINLIRQFISAMVVLDTVQYFMHRCMHQNKFLYKHIHSQHHQLIVPYAFGALYNHPLEGLFVDTFSGALAFLVSGMSARASIFFYTFATIKGVDDHCGICLPGNIFHVIFKNNTAYHDIHHQFYGNKYNFSQPFFVMWDKLLGTYMPYSVEKRIEGGLEVRPDGNYKSI; encoded by the exons ATGATTTCGGAGACAATTCCTGATGAAGTATTAGGAACTATTCTACCAATTATAGTGTATTGGGTATACTCCGGAATGTATTGTCTATTGGATTTGTTGGTAGGTAATAAGTATAGGCTACACTCAAAGGAAGAGGAGGATGAAAAGAATGTGGTACCCAAAGGAGTTGTGATAAAAGGAGTccttattcaacaatttcttcaaGCTATGGTTGCAATCACATGTTATTATATG GTTAATATAAATGATGGAGCATATATTGTAGAGAAAAAGACTACTTctcttattaatttaataaggCAATTCATTAGTGCTATGGTTGTTTTGGATACTGTCCAATACTTCATGCATAGATGTATgcatcaaaataaatttttgtacAAGCACATTCACTCTCAACATCATCAGCTCATTGTGCCCTACGCTTTCGGAGCTCTATACAATCACCCTTTAGAAGGACTTTTCGTTGACACATTTAGTGGTGCATTAGCATTTTTAGTATCTGGGATGTCTGCTCGAGCTTCCATTTTCTTCTACACATTTGCTACTATCAAGGGTGTGGATGATCATTGTGGGATATGTTTGCCCGGGAATATTTTTCAcgtcatttttaaaaataatactgCTTATCACGACATACACCATCAATTTTACGGAAACAAGTATAACTTCTCTCAACCTTTCTTTGTTATGTGGGATAAATTGCTCGGAACTTATATGCCCTACTCTGTGGAGAAGAGAATAGAAGGAGGATTGGAAGTACGACCCGATGGTAATTACAAGTCTATATGA
- the LOC115713936 gene encoding elongator complex protein 2: MSNGGGGVGVKRVFIGAGCNRIVNNVSWGASDLVSFGAQNAVVIFSPKTAQILTTLPGHKASVNCTQWLPNAKFAFKAKHLERHYLLSGDADGTIILWELSLLEGKWRNVSQVPESHKKGVTCITGIMVSESEAVFASTSSDGTVHIWEVTFPANIGGDCKLLCLDSLSVGSKPMVALSLAELPGNNGRIVLAMGGLDNKIHLYCGGRSEKFVHACELKGHTDWIRCLDFSLPLYSNGKTETILLVSSSQDKGIRIWKIVLIGEKKEEISLASYIKGPVLVAGTLSYQVSLESLLIGHEDWVYSVEWQPPSASGDGGAYCQPQSILSASMDKTMMIWQPERTSGIWMNVVTVGELSHCALGFYGGHWSSNGDSILAHGYGGSFHLWRNVGVDLDNWQPQKVPSGHFAAVSDISWARNGEYLLSVSHDQTTRIYAPWKNDASSDSDGWHEIARPQVHGHDINCVTIIRGKGNHRFVCGADEKVARVFEAPLSFLKTLGHAISQHSIFEDIQTGVQVLGANMSALGLSQKPIYAQNENDNTSSRVGSENIDTLETIPDAVPVVLTEPPIEDQLAWHTLWPESHKLYGHGNELFSLCCNHEGNLVASSCKAQSATVAEIWLWEVGSWKVVGRLQSHSLTVTQMEFSHDDKFLLTISRDRQFSVFAIKGAGTEEISHQLVARQEAHKRIIWACSWNPYGYEFATGSRDKTVKIWGLENQSSVKLLITLPPFKSSVTALSWVGLDKNRNNGLLAVGLENGLIELWSLSINRTNDGAIGGAPAATVAPFAQLDPVMCHVSTVNRLAWRNPEKRDDECSLQLASCGADHCVRLFDVKVT, from the exons ATGTCTAATGGCGGCGGCGGAGTTGGAGTGAAGAGAGTATTCATCGGAGCTGGCTGCAACAGAATAGTCAACAACGTTTCATGGGGTGCCTCTGATTTAGTATCCTTTGGAGCTCAAAACGCCGTCGTTATATTCTCTCCAAAG ACTGCTCAGATTTTGACTACTCTTCCGGGTCACAAGGCTTCTGTTAATTGCACTCAATGGCTTCCTAATGCTAAATTTGCTTTTAAAG CTAAACACTTGGAGCGGCATTATCTGCTTTCTGGGGATGCTGATGGCACCATTATTTTATGGGAATTATCTCTTCTTGAAGGAAAG TGGAGAAATGTTTCACAAGTACCAGAATCACACAAGAAAGGTGTCACTTGCATTACTGGAATTATGGTTTCGGAATCTGAAGCAGTCTTTGCATCTACATCTTCGGACGGTACAGTCCACATATGGGAGGTGACTTTTCCTGCTAATATTGGAG GTGACTGTAAATTGTTATGTCTGGATTCTCTCTCTGTTGGTTCAAAACCTATGGTTGCGCTTTCTTTAGCTGAACTTCCTGGAAATAATGGGCGTATAGTATTGGCAATGGGAGGATTGGATAACAAAATTCATCTCTACTGTGGCGGGAGGTCTGAAAAG TTTGTCCATGCTTGTGAGTTGAAAGGGCATACAGATTGGATCCGGTGTTTAGATTTCTCGTTACCTTTATATTCCAATGGCAAGACAGAAACTATTCTACTTGTGAGTTCGTCTCAGGACAAGGGCATACGGATATGGAAGATTGTACTGATtggagaaaagaaagaagaaattaGTTTAGCTTCTTATATAAAAGGTCCTGTACTTGTTGCTGGCACATTGTCTTATCAAGTTTCTTTGGAATCTCTGCTAATTGGGCACGAGGATTGGGTATATTCGGTAGAATGGCAACCCCCGTCTGCTTCTGGAGATGGGGGTGCCTATTGTCAACCCCAGAGCATTTTATCTGCATCAATGGACAAGACAATGATGATTTGGCAACCAGAGAGGACTTCGGGTATCTGGATGAATGTTGTCACTGTCGGTGAATTAAGTCATTGTGCATTGGGGTTTTATGGTGGTCATTGGAGCTCGAATGGAGATTCCATTTTAGCTCATGGATATGGTGGATCATTTCATCTCTGGAGAAATGTTGGTGTTGACTTGGATAACTGGCAGCCACAAAAAGTTCCATCAGGGCATTTTGCTGCAGTTTCAGATATTTCGTGGGCAAGGAATGGCGAATACTTGCTGTCTGTCAGTCATGATCAG ACAACTCGGATATATGCTCCTTGGAAAAATGATGCTTCTTCTGATAGCGATGGCTGGCATGAAATCGCTCGCCCCCAAGTCCATGGTCATGACATAAACTGTGTCACCATTATTCGAGGGAAAGGGAACCACCGATTTGTCTGTGGAGCTGATGAAAAGGTTGCAAGAGTATTCGAAGCTCCGTTGTCCTTTCTAAAGACTCTCGGTCATGCCATTTCACAGCATAGTATTTTTGAAGACATCCAAACCGGCGTTCAGGTTTTGGGTGCAAACATGTCCGCTCTTGGGCTATCACAAAAGCCTATTTACGCTCAGA ATGAGAACGACAACACATCAAGCAGAGTCGGTAGTGAGAACATAGACACACTTGAAACTATCCCCGATGCAGTCCCTGTAGTGTTGACTGAACCCCCAATAGAAGATCAACTAGCATGGCATACACTATGGCCAGAGTCACACAAGCTCTATGGTCATGGTAATGAACTTTTTTCGTTATGCTGTAATCATGAAGGAAATCTTGTTGCCTCGTCGTGTAAG GCCCAGTCTGCAACGGTAGCAGAGATATGGCTATGGGAAGTTGGTTCATGGAAGGTGGTTGGTCGGTTGCAGTCTCACAGTTTGACAGTGACTCAGATGGAATTCTCCCACGATGACAAATTTCTTTTGACAATTTCAAGAGACCGACAGTTTTCTGTTTTCGCGATCAAAGGAGCAG GCACAGAAGAAATAAGTCACCAGCTAGTAGCAAGGCAAGAAGCACACAAGAGAATTATATGGGCATGCTCATGGAACCCATATGGTTACGAATTCGCAACCGGTTCACGAGACAAGACCGTCAAAATTTGGGGTCTTGAAAATCAATCATCAGTCAAACTTCTCATAACTTTGCCACCCTTCAAAAGTAGTGTCACAGCATTGTCTTGGGTCGGTCTCGACAAAAACAGAAACAACGGTTTACTAGCAGTTGGATTGGAAAACGGACTCATTGAGCTATGGAGTCTATCCATAAACCGAACTAACGATGGCGCTATAGGAGGAGCCCCCGCTGCAACTGTTGCACCATTTGCACAGCTTGATCCTGTCATGTGTCACGTGTCTACAGTGAATCGTTTAGCATGGAGGAACCCCGAGAAAAGGGACGACGAATGTAGTTTGCAGCTTGCCTCTTGTGGTGCGGATCACTGCGTGAGATTGTTCGATGTAAAGGTAACTTAA